Part of the Candidozyma auris chromosome 4, complete sequence genome, CCCCTCGCCGACACGGTCCCCTCGTGGCGGACGAACGTGTCTGGGCTCATGGGTTCCACCTCGTATGTCCTGAAAATTTCCTTTTATTCATTCGAACAGTTCTAACATCAGTCTCGCATGCTGGATAGTCTTGCTTATGCCTCAGCTCATTGAGCAATGGAGAATGAAGTCGGCCGATGGTATTGCCATTGGGTTCATCACTATTTGGTTCTTGGGTGATGCTCTCAACTTGATAGGCGCCTTGTGGGCCGGCTTGCTTCCCGAGGTGATTTTCTTGGCCGTATGGTTCTGTATCGCtgacttcttgatgatcaTGTCCTACATTTACTACACCAGGTTTTACCCAAAACaccacaagaagagaagatctaGAAGCTCTCGTGGCAGTCGTGGCAGTCGTGGGAGCCGTGGCTCTCATGAAGGTGCTCCCTTGTTGAGAAGACGCTCTTCTACTTTGACTGATATTGCAATGGAACCAGAGTATCACAGTTTTGTCACCAGGTACATCATTCCCATTTTGATTGTCGTTGGCGCTGGGGTGTTGGGCTTTTTGTTCTCTGactctgctgctgatgatAACAAGAGCCCAAGTAAAATTGATGCTGGTCCTCAGATCGTGGGTTACTTATCTGCTCTCTTGTACTTGGGTGCACGAATCCCTCAGATTCTTCAGAACCACAGAAGGCGCTCTGTGGAAGGCTTGAgcttgctcttcttcttgttttccACCTTGGGTAATCTCACATACGCCGGCCAGATCTTATTCTATCGCTCAGACTCCCAGTATATTGTGTTGAATTTGAGCTGGCTTTTGGGCTCTTTGGGGACCATTCTTGAGGACTGTGTCATATTCTTGCAATTTTACATATACAAGGATCATCATAATCACATGGAAGCTgtttcttcatgaaattttAGTTCTACAGTtttataaaaaaaaaaaaatcgtaTAAAACCATAATTGttaattctttttcaatatGCAATGAATTCCTTCATTCATAGTTTGGCAATGGGTAGAAATCCTCAATTGTCCAGTCCGTGCTAAAAAGATTGAAATCAAGCAACTCGTTTGGTGTAGCACCACCTAAAATAGGAGGAGGGTCAAGCGGAGATGGTTGAACCAACGGAACCTTTTGTTCCGGCTGTGCTTGGCTAGTGACATCCGTATAAGATGATGTTGCTTCCGACTTCGGTGTTGCTGGCCTACCAGATTCCTTAACTGCATTTTTGAATGGGAAATTGTCAAATGGCAACCTTTTGGGGAATGCCGTAGAGTATGGATCAACATCAATCAAGTAGTTGAAGTTGATCCACAAGTTATCTGTCTGCACGGTTTTGGCTAAGTCCGAGCCTCTGAAATCAGCATCATCTATCGATCGATTACTATAGTAGCACAAGTGACCAATATCCCCTGGATCTCCCAACGCGGCCGGTATGTCTGTGGGTATGATGTTCTCCAATTCATACTGTTGACGTTCGGTCCATGTAATGTTagctttcttgagcaactcAATTTCGGCGTTGTATAGCTTGGTTTGATAGACCATGTTGTAGCCAAAGCTGTTTGACTTTGTAGTCTTCCACGCATAAAAATATCTCTCACTTAGTAGCTTGTTGAGTTTGAGCTTTCTCAAGACAAACAACTCATTCTTCGATTCTAACGCTTTCAAGGAGGCCACCAGGGAGCTGCTAGTATCGTTCTCGTTGTTAAGCACAATCAAGCTGCAATTAAGTCTTATAGCGAAACCCAAGCCTGAAACAGCGACTATGTGCGTGTAGAAGAGGATGATGGGTGACACCGTCATTGTGAATGTATCATCGAAGAACCTGTCACAGACAAAAAATAGTTCAGAACAGAAATAGTTCATCTCGCTGAAAACTATGAGGATCATTTTTCGGAAGAAATAAAAATCGTAGCTGTGTTCCCCCTTGTACTTATAGTACATGTGTAGGAAATAATAAATAGTGGCAATAAAGAGCCTGAGTGTGGAGAGTACTCGAAAATGGAGAACTTTGATGGAGGGATGAAGATTGGAATACTTATCCGTGAAATAGTCGGGAACGACACCGAACAAGTTCCTCAAATTACTTTCAAAGTCATTCAAGCATTGAACCATGTCTGAGCACTTATGGAGATTCTGCAAATCCACGCAAATCTCGAGCAAAGGCTGACCTTTCAGTTGAGCCTGGTAGATTTTTTCAAGTGAGGCGATCGTTTGCTTTTCAAGCTGCTCGTCTGCAATGTTTGATATACCACTCTTGTACTCTGGAAGTTTTGTGTCATACAGATGAGGTCTGATTGTGAGAggacaaaagaagatgtaAGCTGTGTTGAAATCCAAGGTTATTAAAAAGTACCAGACTTTGCGTCGAAGGAGCTTCGTCCGTTCATCCATTGGGTCCCACAAGGAATCAGGATCTCTGTCAAGTGCCAACAGAATAGCCATTTGGGTCAAGTTGCCACAGTTCTCGATTGTTGCCATGGTATTGCAGCCAGCTTCACTTTCCAAAGCTAGGGATCTGTATACACACATGAATATGGAGGCCTGGAGAACAACGAACAGTGTTTTAAGAGGAGACCTGGCCTTCTGTAAGAAGTTGGAAGCCAACTCGATCGCATCAATGGTTATCGGGAATTGCATGGAGAAATGCTCCTCGTCAGCAAAAGTGCCCATCATACGTAGCTTCGCTTCGTTTTGTTCCCTTACATTGGAAAATTGACTCATGTACGAGAGCCTCAAGATAATAAGCACGTATGCCAACACAGCCAAATCCTCTCTGTTTTGAAGGTTGACGTTGTCCACAACCTGGCCATCTGGGGAATACTGAACGATTCTGTCAATCTGAGCGTAAGTCCAGCTTTCGTCAATGATAGGATAATGCGCATAGAGCTTTCTGAAAAACCGGCGCATAAGGGCAACAACCAGAAGCTTAGGAGGCAAGACTTTTCGAAGGGAGACAAGGATCGGGTCCGATTCGTGGAAGTCTTTAGTGAAAGTGATTGCCAAAGGAAAGCCATACTGAGAAATCAATTTTCGGGTCCTCTTGGTCAAGGAGCCCCCCGCAGCggcaatttcttgaaagctcGGTATGTAgccttcaccaaaaagtCTCTTTACATCTTCGATGGTTCTCTGCTGCATGTCCTTTGGAAATGTCGTGATGGTGATAAGCTTCATAGAGCATGATTCCTCGTACTTCCAGAACAAACGGGCACCAGGCTCCTGTTGCGAAAGCACAATGAACATCAAAGGTCTTGCCGTGCGTTTGAGACCTGTAAATCGTTTTAACTTATAGTCTTTTCCCAGCGGAAGCTCTGAGAAATCCATATGAAAGTTGATTAGGTCGTTCATGCCAACTATTGGGTTGACACCGATCAAATACTCGTTTTCTTCCAAAACGACGCTGGGAAGTGATGTTGGTGGCGATGTATGGCTCACGGGAATTGAACCTACCATGTGAGCTTTGGTCCTTGCAGTCAAGTGTTTTTGAAGgttgttgatgctgttCGGTGAGCCTGAAGTAAGGCTATTGTCCTCTCCATTGGAAACAGAGCCGCCGGACTTCACTGACGGCGGGCTCTGTTTAATCTGACTTGTTGAGGAACTACCATTGGTGGCTGCTGGCTTACCTGTTTGGGGTTTTTGGTACTCACATAATTCAGCACATCCGCTCTTCACACACTGAGAACATGGTTGTTGGAGGTCACatttcagcttcttcgcTCGGCACCGACGACAAACTTTAGTCAGCctgtttctctttctggGTCTAGGAGGCGGTTGCGGTTGCAGCGGCGTATCTTCGTTCTTCACCGTGGGCACTTGGTTTGAAGTTGACATTTGAGCttgtttgaagaagcaatcGACGCTGGCCGATGTGATTAAAGTCGAGACAAGGATGGGTGCGTAAAATTGCAATGGCACAATGTGAGCGGGTTAGCTGCCCTTGGATTGATTTTGAATGTGAATCGCGCCGGAGGGGTTTTTTTGCGGGGCCGAGGAGCGAGCACCGGAGTACGTAAGGGACTCACCAAAAAGGTAGTGATgaattcaaaaaagatCTCCAAAAGAATTTAGACAAGCGAGTTCGAGATAAACGGTGCCGCTTGGTATGCAAAGGCTTGTTCGTTTTGGCGCCAGTTTGTAATCTAAAGTTGAATGGTATACCTTGGACCAAAAACCGTTGGTGCGTATGCGTCCCATATGAGATATGATTTTTCGCAGTCAAACATGTGTCGAGTCGAGCGAGGGGGGCGCGGTGGAGACGAATGTGAAATGAACACGAATAATTGACGAGCTCCTTACTGCATTGAAGACTTCATGTTCCATTAGGACCAAGTAAGAGCCTCAATCGAAAGTGTCTGGCTTGCTGAAGGCCCACCCCTCCTTGACTTTCAGCTGCTTGCTGCAAGGGTTCTAATCGAAGCCCTCCAATGTTGGGCGCACTGGCTGCCTCTGCAGTGGTGGCAAAAGGCACTTCACAGCATCGTTGGTGCCTACAGTGGCCTCCGATCTGATGTGCGGCTGACCTTGCGGTTTCAGTTTCATGATTTTTCCGAGGTACAAGCCGTTGAAAACCCTGGCGTTCCTTCCCCTCCATCGGCTCTTAACCATAGACTTGCTCCAATGAGAAGTTCCAGCAACGCCATATTGCATATGATCATGGGAGATTCCTAAACCACAAGCCAGTTTGCCACTAGACCTGCCTGCTGTGTGACCATCTAAAACTGTGTAGGGCAAAGTTGTTGCTCCTGGCCGGATTCAAGGCTAAAACTCACTGCCGTAGCTGCGTAGCCTGATGGCAAAGTCACCAGTGTTCCGAATCTCTATGATGTTGTTTCTGTGCATGAGTTGCACTAACTGTTCCTCCGAGCTTCCGGGGGTCACCGAAACCCACCCCTCGGTGTCGCTGACCAACTTGTGTACGAGCTGCTGAATAAGTTGTATCGACtgttttatttttcttttgaacgTCTCTTCATCCACCATCCCTGTATTCTCCCAGTCAAGCATGGCGTGTAGCTTCGTGATTACCCTCACCATGTGCTGTTGCAACTTCTCTTCTACACTCTTAATCCGCCTTGTAGCCTCTTTCACTTGCTCTgtcttttccaaaagctcatcgTCCACGTGCTGAGCATTGTGAAGCTTCTGTTCCATAACCTCCACGCGTCTTGGATGGCTGGCGATTcgcttttcaagaagtgcCAGCATTGTCTTGTAATCCGCTAGCGTGGTTTTTAAAAAGTCCAATTCCTGCTTCAAAGCATCACTCTTCAGTTTGAGCGATTTTGTCGCCTCTTCCTGTTGCACTACTGCCTCTCCCGTGAGATGTGCTGCAGTAGCCGTGCCCAACAGATCGTTCTTCATTACCGTGTATGGAAGCTTTTTGTACATTTCAAAAAGTGCCAAGGAGTTGGccttccttcttgtttcGTCGGTCCACGAGTCATGTTCTGCAGTGTCCTCGCTATTGAGCTTTTCTAGAGCATGCTCAGCTTGTTTTAGGAAATTCAGCGTTCTGTCGATGTCCTTGGATAATTTCTTCTCATATGCCTCTTGAACGGGATTTGAAAGTGCAACATGCTCCTTCACGTGCTCCAGAAGAAGCGCTTTGACTCTCTCCGCTCGAGTTGGCGTGGAACTCTCCATATCTTCACACTGTGGTTACTACGCGATTAGACTGTTTACGTTTGAATGAGAAGCGCATCGCACTAAATACACGGGAGtagaagaaagtgatgagGACGGCTCAATTCTAGAATGAAGCAAGTAGTAACAAGGATAAGTATAAGTCTGGCTGTGATTGTAGAATGGTATTGAGTTCCTAGATTCTCTGCGATTCGTGTTGAAACTCCCTTGTTGTACTGCGGTAGCTGGTTTTAGACAAAGAACGTAGCTTTTTCtcgatttcgcagccaatcTTACAATCGGTGTATTATTCGAAACAACACCAAAAAACACTGATTGCAGCTAACGGGATCAAAATACCCTCAAAAGACTCGATTTGAGCCATTAATTACGCATTTGCACACTTGGAGCTGTTATCACTATTGACTATGTACACTTACTGAATGAGCACGCTCCACCGTGGTAGCGAATCAGGATTCCTCTCTAGAGCAGCAGAATAGTCCTCTTTCACAATTTCAAGACCCACTAGTGCGCTCAATTTCTCGATGTTACTCTTTATGAGTCCCATGGTAGCTGAAGTGCCCACTTTGAACTTGGTGACCCTCCTCAAGAGCACCACCCAAGCTGCTAAAAAGTCGTACTTGTAGGAGGCGTAAAGCGAGCTACCTTGTTCATCGTCTATCTGCAAGAAAACTTTCGAGCAGCCTAACTGAACACTAAGTGCCCTATCAATAACCTCAGCGCCACCGTCAGTATCTATAAGAAAAGGATCAGTGATGAGCTGACACAAGGTGTAGTTGAGCCTCAGGAAGCATCCTAGCACTGCGCCCTCAAGCTTCTCTATAATTACTGCCTCGGCTTGCGAGAGAAGAAATGCAAGAATCGAGTTAGTCTCGTTGTTGTAGTCACGACCCTGGACGTGTGTGATAGAGCCAAGAATGTTTTTCTCTAGAACCTCAGTGTACGATAGATGCGTTGCCTGACGAATGGACTTCAATCGGACTAGTAACGGATATGATGCTTGTAGAAGGTGGAGAGAAACATTGGCAGGCGTTAGGTTCGGTAGATAGTTCAAGCACGTCTCGGTAGACTCGAGAAATAGATCCACAAGTCCAGACTTTAGAAGCACCAGCTCGTGTCCCGTGTCCAATACAGTATGAGCCAAAAAACAGCCCTGAGCACGGAACAAGGGATCAGAATCATCTAAAACGTTCAAAATGAACGTAATCGCAGCCGGCCAATTATCCTGAAACAACGCATCCTCGTTAGGGATCTGTAAGAACCCGCACACAGTCGAGAGAGCACAAACATCGGCGGAATGCTTCCACGCCTTCCTCTTatcgtcttcaaaaatcCCACTTCCGACACCAGAAAATCCAAGCGACGGCTGTAGTCCAGCAGCCCTGCCTGTCTTTTTGTACCCACTCAGGGAGACCTTTACATTAGGAATTGATAGAAGAGAGGGCTTGATCTCGGCAAGAAAGCGGGTGCCAAACTCCTGATACCTCTTTAGTAATTTTTTGGCAGCTTCTGATACTTTTTCGTTGCTCCAAGGCACGTGTGGGTTTAAATACTGGGACACTAGTAACAAAAGCTCTAGCTGGGACAGATCGTCCAAATAGTCAAATACACCATTAGCCAACTGCAAGTGGGGAATGATCAGCTTGCCAGAACAAGTGTGTAAAAAATCGAATTCCTTCCACTCCCACTTGAGACCCTTTC contains:
- the MRR2 gene encoding Mrr2p — its product is MSTSNQVPTVKNEDTPSQPQPPPRPRKRNRSTKVCRRCRAKKSKCDLQQPCSQCVKSGCAELCEYQKPQTGKPAATNGSSSTSQIKQSPPSVKSGGSVSNGEDNSLTSGSPNSINNLQKHLTARTKAHMVGSIPVSHTSPPTSLPSVVLEENEYLIGVNPIVGMNDLINFHMDFSELPSGKDYKLKRFTGLKRTARPLMFIVLSQQEPGARLFWKYEESCSMKLITITTFPKDMQQRTIEDVKRLFGEGYIPSFQEIAAAGGSLTKRTRKLISQYGFPLAITFTKDFHESDPILVSLRKVLPPKLSVVALMRRFFRKLYAHYPIIDESWTYAQIDRIVQYSPDGQVVDNVNLQNREDLAVLAYVLIILRLSYMSQFSNVREQNEAKLRMMGTFADEEHFSMQFPITIDAIELASNFLQKARSPLKTSFVVLQASIFMCVYRSLALESEAGCNTMATIENCGNLTQMAISLALDRDPDSLWDPMDERTKLLRRKVWYFLITLDFNTAYIFFCPLTIRPHSYDTKLPEYKSGISNIADEQLEKQTIASLEKIYQAQSKGQPLLEICVDLQNLHKCSDMVQCLNDFESNLRNLFGVVPDYFTDKYSNLHPSIKVLHFRVLSTLRLFIATIYYFLHMYYKYKGEHSYDFYFFRKMILIVFSEMNYFCSELFFVCDRFFDDTFTMTVSPIILFYTHIVAVSGLGFAIRLNCSLIVLNNENDTSSSSVASLKALESKNELFVLRKLKLNKLLSERYFYAWKTTKSNSFGYNMVYQTKLYNAEIELLKKANITWTERQQYELENIIPTDIPAALGDPGDIGHLCYYSNRSIDDADFRGSDLAKTVQTDNLWINFNYLIDVDPYSTAFPKRLPFDNFPFKNAVKESGRPATPKSEATSSYTDVTSQAQPEQKVPLVQPSPLDPPPILGGATPNELLDFNLFSTDWTIEDFYPLPNYE
- a CDS encoding Tti2 family protein, with amino-acid sequence MLNTFTTGHQMSSQQGEISLRDIKGIEIISFEGMVKCMLENDGESYLSAYAEANGLTENEKSVVMEGLRKGLKWEWKEFDFLHTCSGKSIIPHLQLANGVFDYLDDSSQLELLLLVSQYLNPHVPWSNEKVSEAAKKLLKRYQEFGTRFLAEIKPSLLSIPNVKVSSSGYKKTGRAAGLQPSLGFSGVGSGIFEDDKRKAWKHSADVCALSTVCGFLQIPNEDALFQDNWPAAITFILNVLDDSDPLFRAQGCFLAHTVLDTGHESVLLKSGLVDLFLESTETCLNYLPNLTPANVSLHLLQASYPLLVRLKSIRQATHLSYTEVLEKNILGSITHVQGRDYNNETNSILAFLLSQAEAVIIEKLEGAVLGCFSRLNYTLCQLITDPFLIDTDGGAEVIDRALSVQLGCSKVFLQIDDEQGSSLYASYKYDFLAAWVVLLRRVTKFKVGTSATMGLIKSNIEKLSALVGLEIVKEDYSAALERNPDSLPRWSVLIQ